Proteins from a single region of Harmonia axyridis chromosome 4, icHarAxyr1.1, whole genome shotgun sequence:
- the LOC123678389 gene encoding transcription factor MafB-like produces MHIQSERRMEDDQHLAEEYVQDFVLDHLEDVTVKREDRRNLVESETWIQEDSEDRRYSSLSPPPETLYGQQAVLINMPLMNDPGTPPETPPSQPPGHCRAPAFMEDWMWTIRDPQPLDLRPMHCVGGDGDWERREYIPPGMDNNHHAIHHQRPLSVCSGASAISPRLTNSHASDYSTCGEGGGLDDDMLVSLSVRELNKRLHGCPRDEIVRLKQKRRTLKNRGYAQNCRHKRNEQREHLEHANRELQVELQKIKSELARVIQERDLLKQRIHLGRTHVASLNSDGQSSPEFYL; encoded by the coding sequence ATGCATATTCAAAGTGAAAGAAGAATGGAGGACGATCAGCATCTTGCCGAGGAGTACGTGCAGGATTTCGTCCTCGATCACCTCGAAGATGTCACCGTCAAACGGGAGGACCGAAGGAATTTGGTCGAAAGCGAGACCTGGATACAGGAAGACTCAGAAGATCGCAGGTATTCTTCCTTGTCACCTCCACCAGAAACTTTGTATGGACAACAGGCCGTTCTTATCAATATGCCGTTGATGAACGATCCAGGTACACCACCAGAAACACCACCAAGCCAACCACCAGGTCATTGTCGGGCTCCTGCCTTCATGGAGGACTGGATGTGGACTATACGAGACCCCCAACCCTTAGATTTACGTCCCATGCACTGTGTTGGAGGTGATGGAGATTGGGAAAGGCGAGAATACATTCCTCCGGGTATGGACAACAACCATCACGCTATTCATCATCAAAGACCACTCTCAGTTTGTAGTGGCGCGAGTGCTATATCACCCAGATTGACCAACAGCCACGCTAGCGACTATTCCACATGCGGGGAAGGGGGAGGATTAGATGACGATATGCTAGTATCCCTTTCAGTGCGAGAACTCAACAAAAGACTCCACGGATGCCCCAGAGACGAAATCGTTAGACTAAAACAGAAACGGAGGACCCTAAAAAACAGAGGATACGCACAGAATTGCAGACACAAACGCAATGAACAACGTGAGCATCTAGAACATGCCAACAGAGAACTCCAGGTTGAACTCCAGAAGATAAAATCCGAACTGGCCAGGGTGATCCAAGAACGGGATCTCCTAAAGCAGAGAATACACCTGGGTAGAACTCACGTAGCCAGCCTTAACTCCGATGGACAGAGTTCGCCCGAATTCTACCTATGA